A single window of Drosophila suzukii chromosome 3, CBGP_Dsuzu_IsoJpt1.0, whole genome shotgun sequence DNA harbors:
- the LOC108018713 gene encoding fatty acyl-CoA reductase wat, with protein sequence MSSEILSFYKDKTVFLTGGTGLLGKVIIEKLLRSTDVKRIYILVRPKRGENVNGRFETWKKDQVFEVLLKNKPNALEHVTPISGDCCAPDMAISEADRRILITEVQVVMHGAASVRFIEPLQQALNINTRAVRLMVQLAKEMRRLEAFVHVSTAFSNCVVHQIQERFYPENLTCPVDKVLDLSDSLGGEMVEKIAPALLGKYPNTYTYTKALGEQVIQEEAKDLPVGIFRPAIITSTFKEPVRGWIDGLQGLIALVYGSAYGIIHLVLVNLKVNVPLVPADYCVNVAIATAVQIAKISKQDSEIPIYAFSSCQSNTVTYGDLSEKCFKNGLHMPVEKMIWYPFNHNIACPYIYDIGAFFYHFLPGFLIDIALRLKGQKPMMVERYRKIDEGMKSLFPFTSRNFLIETNNTDQLWQSMSTEDKKMFHFDMTTLDWNEYFTSVISGIRLYLFKELPTPESLAEGKRILSRFYVLDTILKFVIILVAGAFAWFLFNLAFN encoded by the exons ATGTCCAGTGAAATTTTAAGTTTCTATAAGGACAAGACGGTTTTTTTAACCGGAGGCACAGGATTGCTGGGAAAAG TGATCATAGAAAAGCTGTTGCGGTCGACAGATGTGAAACGTATATACATTCTAGTGAGACCCAAGCGGGGTGAAAATGTGAATGGACGGTTTGAGACATGGAAGAAAGACCAG GTTTTTGAAGTTCTCCTCAAGAACAAGCCGAACGCCCTGGAGCATGTGACTCCAATTTCTGGGGACTGCTGTGCTCCGGACATGGCCATCAGCGAGGCGGATCGAAGGATATTGATAACGGAAGTGCAGGTGGTTATGCACGGAGCCGCTTCAGTTAGATTCATAGAGCCACTGCAGCAGGCGTTGAACATCAACACGAGGGCGGTGCGCCTTATGGTTCAGCTGGCCAAGGAAATGCGGCGCCTCGAGGCCTTCGTCCACGTCTCGACGGCATTCTCCAACTGTGTGGTACACCAAATCCAAGAGCGTTTCTACCCGGAGAACCTCACCTGCCCCGTTGATAAGGTCCTCGACCTGAGTGATTCCCTCGGTGGGGAGATGGTAGAGAAGATTGCACCGGCCTTACTCGGAAAATACCCAAACACATACACCTATACCAAGGCCCTCGGGGAACAGGTGATTCAGGAGGAGGCCAAGGATCTGCCAGTCGGCATTTTCAGACCAGCCATCA TAACATCCACTTTTAAGGAGCCTGTGCGTGGTTGGATTGATGGCTTACAAGGCTTGATTGCGCTAGTCTATGGCTCTGCTTACGGTATCATCCACCTAGTACTTGTTAATCTTAAAGTTAATGTTCCCTTAGTTCCTGCTGACTATTGTGTCAACGTGGCCATCGCCACAGCTGTCCAGATAGCCAAGATCTCCAAGCAGGACAGTGAAATTCCTATTTACGCCTTTTCAAGCTGCCAATCGAATACAGTGACTTATGGAGACCTATCGGaaaaatgtttcaaaaatgGGCTGCATATGCCAGTTGAAAAGATGATTTGGTACCCATTTAACCATAACATCGCTTGTCCGTATATTTATGACATCGGCGCCTTCTTCTATCACTTTCTGCCCGGATTTCTGATAGACATCGCGTTGCGACTGAAAGGTCAAAAGCCGATGATGGTAGAAAGATATCGAAAGATCGACGAAGGAATGAAAAGCTTGTTTCCCTTTACAAGCAGGAACTTTCTCATAGAAACAAATAATACCGACCAGCTGTGGCAGTCAATGTCGACGGAGGATAAGAAAAtgtttcattttgatatgacgACACTAGACTGGAACGAGTATTTCACGAGCGTCATATCCGGGATCAGGCTGTACTTGTTTAAGGAACTCCCGACCCCAGAATCCCTTGCCGAGGGCAAGAGAATTTTATCTAG GTTTTACGTGTTGGATACAATTCTTAAATTTGTTATCATTCTTGTAGCCGGTGCCTTTGCTTGGTTCTTATTCAACCTAGCATTCAATTAA